A genome region from Mycobacterium sp. 3519A includes the following:
- a CDS encoding Fur family transcriptional regulator, translated as MTSAPDYADRLRAADLRVTRPRLAVLQAVHALPHADTESIFGAVRSDLPDVSRQAVYDVLAALTTAGLVRRIQPSGSVARYESRVGDNHHHVVCRSCGVIADVDCAVGDAPCLTPSDHDGALDGFVLDEAEVIYWGLCPDCSASQATRSHP; from the coding sequence GTGACGTCCGCACCCGATTACGCCGATCGGCTTCGCGCCGCTGATCTGCGCGTGACGCGGCCCCGGTTGGCGGTGCTGCAGGCGGTGCACGCGCTTCCGCACGCCGACACCGAGTCCATCTTCGGTGCCGTGCGGTCTGACCTGCCCGATGTGTCGCGGCAGGCCGTGTACGACGTACTTGCCGCCCTGACCACCGCAGGTTTGGTCCGACGGATTCAGCCCTCAGGTTCGGTCGCCCGCTACGAGTCGCGCGTCGGCGACAACCACCACCATGTGGTCTGCCGGTCCTGCGGCGTCATCGCAGACGTCGACTGCGCGGTCGGCGACGCACCGTGCTTGACTCCGTCGGACCACGACGGCGCGCTCGACGGCTTCGTGCTCGACGAGGCCGAGGTCATCTACTGGGGTTTGTGCCCCGATTGCTCGGCATCACAAGCGACGCGATCACACCCGTGA
- a CDS encoding LLM class flavin-dependent oxidoreductase, which produces MSGHRELHLNAFLMEAGHHEAAWRLPQSNPRADFDLAHWIALAQLAESAKFDSLFLADGPALTGSGAFRPPGQLEPLTLLTALSQHTSRIGLIATVSSTYNEPYNLARRLASVDHVSGGRAGWNIVTSATPQEAANFGLDDRLDHAERYARADEFLTVAKALWDSWEHEAVQGDKASGRYADVARLHTIAHRGDYFKVAGPLNVERPPQGHPLLVQAGSSEDGKGFAARHAEAIFTAHQTYERAADFYADIKARTKAAGRDPDGVLVLPGIVPIIGSTEHEALELARELDELRVPEYGLWQLSNILEVDASALELDKPLPATVLARPKLEGAQSRADLIVELAQREGLTVREILSRLGSGRGHFTFVGTPDQVVDTIVAWFEGGAADGFNIMAAALPSGLETFIDQVLPILRRKGLFREGYTGTTLREHYGLPVPDNQFHGHE; this is translated from the coding sequence ATGAGCGGCCATCGGGAACTCCACCTCAACGCCTTCTTGATGGAGGCGGGGCACCATGAGGCGGCGTGGCGGCTGCCTCAGAGCAATCCGCGCGCGGACTTCGACCTGGCGCATTGGATCGCGCTGGCGCAACTGGCGGAGAGCGCGAAGTTCGACTCGTTGTTCCTCGCCGACGGTCCGGCGCTGACGGGCAGCGGGGCGTTCCGCCCGCCCGGCCAGCTCGAGCCGCTGACCCTGCTGACCGCGCTGTCGCAGCACACCAGCAGGATCGGGTTGATCGCGACCGTGTCGTCGACGTACAACGAGCCGTACAACCTGGCGCGGCGGCTGGCGTCGGTCGACCACGTCAGCGGTGGCCGGGCCGGGTGGAACATCGTCACCTCGGCCACCCCGCAGGAGGCCGCGAACTTCGGCCTCGACGACCGCCTCGACCATGCGGAGCGGTACGCGAGGGCCGACGAGTTCCTGACCGTCGCAAAAGCGTTGTGGGACAGCTGGGAACACGAAGCAGTCCAAGGCGACAAGGCGTCGGGCCGGTACGCCGACGTGGCCCGCCTGCACACGATCGCCCATCGTGGCGACTATTTCAAGGTCGCGGGCCCGCTGAACGTCGAACGTCCGCCGCAGGGGCATCCGCTGTTGGTGCAGGCCGGATCCTCGGAGGACGGCAAGGGGTTCGCCGCCCGCCATGCGGAGGCCATCTTCACCGCCCACCAGACCTACGAGCGGGCCGCCGACTTCTACGCCGACATCAAGGCGCGCACCAAGGCGGCGGGCCGCGATCCCGACGGCGTGCTGGTGCTCCCCGGCATCGTGCCGATCATCGGATCGACCGAACACGAGGCTCTGGAACTGGCCAGGGAACTCGACGAGCTTCGGGTGCCGGAGTACGGGCTGTGGCAGTTGTCGAACATCCTGGAAGTCGACGCGTCGGCGCTCGAGCTCGACAAGCCGCTGCCTGCAACGGTTTTGGCGCGCCCGAAGCTGGAAGGTGCGCAGAGTCGCGCCGACCTCATCGTCGAACTGGCGCAGCGTGAAGGTCTCACCGTCCGCGAGATCCTGTCGCGGCTCGGCAGCGGACGGGGCCACTTCACGTTCGTCGGCACGCCGGACCAGGTCGTAGACACGATCGTCGCGTGGTTCGAAGGGGGAGCGGCCGACGGGTTCAACATCATGGCCGCGGCGCTGCCGTCGGGGCTGGAGACGTTCATCGACCAGGTGCTGCCGATCCTGCGACGCAAGGGGCTGTTCCGCGAGGGGTACACCGGCACTACGCTGCGCGAGCACTACGGACTGCCGGTGCCGGACAACCAGTTCCACGGCCATGAGTAG
- a CDS encoding ABC transporter substrate-binding protein, translating to MSHKQFRVGFVAVLLTVASVLAACSSPKGPDAPLSSSGGSPAASHPEWSQYTFTIGDNGGDGSEELAKVTGAFDDAPYKVKFARFDYGPPLVQAAATGDIDLGYVGTVPPITGAAKQFGFKIVATQHGSDATKAAENIIVPKDSPIQSLADLRGKKIALPQGSSAHGLALLALKSVGLTPKDVQLVYLSPAAGATAFNTGKVDAWSIWNPPSAIAVKDGARILAKGLPPIDQVNNYYVANDKSLGDPTKRAALADVLTRIARIFNWAQLHPDEYAKAIAKETGISREDARTTVDAYQFKVTQVLPEDVKAEQDLSDAFFEAGEITKKVDVAEITDNLLPDGFDSTKLA from the coding sequence ATGTCTCACAAGCAATTCCGCGTCGGTTTCGTGGCGGTGCTACTCACCGTCGCAAGCGTGCTCGCGGCATGCTCGTCGCCGAAGGGGCCGGACGCCCCGCTGAGCAGTTCAGGCGGCTCACCCGCGGCCAGCCACCCCGAGTGGAGCCAGTACACGTTCACCATCGGCGACAACGGCGGCGACGGCAGCGAGGAGTTGGCGAAGGTGACGGGCGCATTCGACGATGCGCCGTACAAGGTCAAGTTCGCGCGCTTCGACTACGGACCCCCGTTGGTGCAGGCCGCCGCCACCGGCGACATCGACCTCGGCTACGTGGGCACCGTGCCGCCGATCACCGGCGCCGCCAAGCAGTTCGGCTTCAAGATCGTCGCCACCCAGCACGGCTCCGATGCCACGAAGGCCGCCGAGAACATCATCGTGCCGAAGGACTCGCCGATCCAGTCGCTCGCCGACCTGAGGGGTAAGAAGATCGCCCTCCCGCAGGGCAGTTCGGCCCACGGCCTGGCGCTGCTGGCGCTCAAGAGCGTCGGTCTGACGCCGAAGGACGTGCAACTGGTGTACCTCAGCCCGGCGGCGGGCGCGACGGCGTTCAACACCGGAAAGGTCGACGCCTGGTCGATCTGGAATCCGCCGTCGGCGATCGCGGTGAAGGATGGTGCCCGCATCCTGGCCAAGGGGCTCCCGCCGATCGACCAGGTCAACAACTACTACGTGGCCAACGACAAGTCGCTCGGCGATCCCACCAAACGGGCTGCCCTTGCCGATGTGTTGACGCGTATCGCGCGGATCTTCAACTGGGCTCAGTTGCATCCCGACGAGTACGCCAAGGCGATCGCGAAGGAGACGGGTATCTCCAGGGAGGATGCACGCACGACGGTCGACGCCTATCAGTTCAAGGTCACGCAGGTGCTGCCGGAGGACGTCAAGGCCGAACAGGATCTCAGCGACGCCTTCTTCGAGGCCGGTGAGATCACCAAGAAGGTCGATGTCGCCGAGATCACCGACAACCTGCTGCCTGACGGCTTCGACAGCACCAAGCTGGCATGA
- a CDS encoding SDR family oxidoreductase, producing MRVFVTGASGFVGSAVVAELIGAGHHVVGLARSESSAQAIERAGAQAHRGDIADLESLRAGAEIADAVIHLAFTHDFAEFARAAEADRVAIDAIGGVLAGSERPFVVTSGLAGFSLGRDVTEDDAASPHSPRFSEQAALKFVDSGVRVSVLRLPPSVHGEGDHGFVPRLIEIARETGVSGFPGDGSNRWPAVHRFDAARMYRLALESAPSGARLHAIGDKAIPTRDIAGVIGRHLGLPVTSVAPEHFGWLGAFFSLDVPASDDRTRALLGWQPTRQGLLADLEEGHYFGARAA from the coding sequence ATGCGAGTGTTCGTCACGGGCGCGTCCGGATTCGTCGGATCGGCCGTCGTTGCCGAACTGATCGGCGCTGGGCATCACGTCGTTGGCCTGGCGCGGTCCGAATCCTCCGCGCAGGCCATCGAGAGGGCGGGCGCGCAGGCACACCGAGGGGATATCGCAGATCTCGAAAGCCTGCGCGCGGGCGCCGAAATCGCCGACGCGGTGATCCACCTGGCGTTCACGCACGACTTCGCGGAGTTCGCCAGAGCGGCCGAGGCTGACCGTGTGGCCATCGACGCCATCGGTGGCGTGCTCGCCGGATCAGAACGACCGTTCGTCGTGACCTCAGGGTTGGCCGGCTTCTCCCTGGGCCGCGACGTGACCGAGGACGACGCCGCGTCGCCCCACTCACCGCGGTTCTCCGAGCAGGCGGCGCTGAAATTCGTGGACAGCGGCGTGCGCGTTTCGGTGCTGCGGTTGCCGCCGTCAGTGCACGGTGAGGGTGACCACGGATTCGTCCCGCGGCTGATCGAAATTGCCAGGGAGACAGGTGTTTCCGGATTCCCCGGCGACGGGTCGAACAGGTGGCCGGCCGTGCACCGGTTCGACGCCGCCAGGATGTACCGGTTGGCGCTCGAGTCTGCGCCGTCGGGCGCGCGGCTACACGCGATCGGCGACAAGGCAATCCCGACGCGCGACATCGCGGGCGTGATCGGGCGTCATCTAGGTCTGCCCGTCACCTCCGTCGCACCGGAGCATTTCGGTTGGTTGGGCGCCTTCTTCTCGCTCGACGTGCCGGCGTCCGACGACCGCACCCGCGCATTGTTGGGGTGGCAGCCCACGCGCCAAGGGCTGTTGGCGGATCTCGAGGAGGGCCACTACTTCGGCGCGCGAGCGGCCTAG
- a CDS encoding FAD-dependent oxidoreductase produces MSSAASLSTDVLVIGGGPAGTWAAIKAAQAGVDVILADKGYTGTSGATASVGTGVWYVDDVPELREAAMASREALGGHLADREWMTRVLDETHSRMDELAEVQRYPFPVDDAGRSLRDDLQGPEYMRRQRLRVQRLGVRIFDHTPALELLADDEGVVSGAMVLDRATGQTMRIEASAVVLAAGGCAFQSKTLGCDVNTGDGALMAVEAGAVLSGMEFSNAYAIAVKGTSLTKTAYYSWATFYRADRSVLDGAGSTKGRSVIAKTLLSEPVFARIDRATEDEQRAMRKGQPNFFLVFDRLGIDPFTDFFEITLLAEGTVRGTGGVRVADFDCSTDVPGLYAAGDTATRELICGGFTGGGSHNAAWAASSGSWAGQGAAAFAARRGRRGAGSRPVGGAGIRPSGAADLSYREIVTEVQRQVLPYALNYLRHGDRLTPALKSLHDTWSEVRAGLGGRGEELFRAREAAAMLAHGRWMYHAALSRAESRGMHKRLDYPTSNPAQGHRLLTGGLDDVWTRPESVRAAA; encoded by the coding sequence ATGAGTAGCGCAGCGTCGCTCTCGACGGACGTCCTGGTGATCGGGGGCGGGCCTGCGGGCACCTGGGCGGCGATCAAAGCCGCGCAAGCCGGAGTCGACGTGATCCTGGCGGACAAGGGCTACACCGGCACCAGCGGCGCGACGGCTTCGGTGGGCACCGGGGTCTGGTACGTCGACGATGTCCCCGAGCTTCGGGAGGCTGCGATGGCCAGCCGGGAGGCCCTCGGCGGGCACCTCGCCGACCGCGAGTGGATGACGCGGGTGCTCGACGAGACTCACAGCAGGATGGACGAACTCGCCGAGGTTCAGCGCTACCCGTTTCCGGTCGACGACGCGGGCCGCTCCCTTCGTGACGACCTGCAGGGCCCGGAATACATGCGCAGGCAACGGCTTCGGGTGCAGCGGCTCGGCGTGCGCATCTTCGACCACACCCCGGCGCTGGAGTTGCTCGCCGACGACGAAGGCGTGGTCAGCGGAGCGATGGTGCTCGATCGCGCGACAGGGCAGACGATGCGCATCGAGGCGTCGGCCGTCGTGCTCGCTGCGGGCGGGTGTGCGTTCCAGTCCAAAACACTCGGGTGCGACGTCAACACCGGAGACGGTGCGCTGATGGCGGTGGAGGCGGGCGCGGTGCTGTCGGGGATGGAGTTCTCCAACGCATACGCGATCGCGGTCAAGGGCACCTCGCTGACGAAGACCGCCTACTACTCTTGGGCGACGTTCTACCGCGCCGACCGGTCGGTGCTCGACGGCGCGGGCAGCACCAAGGGCAGGTCCGTGATCGCCAAAACGCTGCTGTCCGAGCCGGTTTTCGCCAGGATCGACCGCGCCACCGAGGACGAGCAGCGCGCGATGCGCAAGGGCCAGCCCAACTTCTTCCTGGTGTTCGACCGGCTCGGCATCGACCCGTTCACCGACTTCTTCGAGATCACCCTGTTGGCCGAGGGCACGGTCCGCGGCACCGGAGGTGTGCGGGTGGCCGACTTCGACTGCTCCACCGACGTGCCAGGGCTGTATGCCGCCGGCGACACCGCAACGCGGGAATTGATCTGCGGGGGATTCACCGGGGGCGGCAGCCACAACGCGGCATGGGCGGCGTCCTCGGGCAGCTGGGCCGGGCAGGGCGCGGCGGCGTTCGCGGCGCGGCGGGGGAGGCGGGGCGCCGGCTCGCGTCCCGTCGGTGGTGCGGGGATACGTCCCAGTGGCGCAGCGGATCTGAGTTACCGCGAGATCGTCACCGAGGTGCAGCGCCAGGTGCTGCCGTACGCCCTCAACTATCTGCGGCACGGCGATCGGCTCACGCCCGCATTGAAGTCGTTGCACGACACGTGGTCTGAGGTACGGGCCGGCCTCGGTGGGCGCGGCGAGGAGCTGTTCCGGGCCCGCGAGGCAGCCGCGATGCTCGCCCACGGCCGGTGGATGTACCACGCGGCGTTGAGCCGTGCGGAGAGCCGTGGCATGCACAAGCGCCTTGACTATCCGACGTCAAATCCAGCGCAGGGGCATCGACTGCTCACCGGCGGTCTCGACGACGTCTGGACCCGGCCCGAATCCGTCAGGGCCGCCGCATGA
- a CDS encoding ferredoxin family protein, producing MIEVVAAERCIACDRCIDVCPTRVFDRGAGGIPVLARHDSCQTCFQCEAYCPTDALFVSPLATRAPAGSPFRDAAGLAASGLLGGYRRELGWGSGRAIGARTAVGPVYPD from the coding sequence ATGATCGAGGTCGTTGCCGCCGAGCGGTGCATTGCCTGCGACCGGTGTATCGACGTGTGCCCGACGCGGGTGTTCGACCGCGGTGCCGGCGGCATCCCGGTGCTGGCGCGCCACGACAGTTGCCAGACATGCTTTCAGTGCGAGGCGTATTGCCCGACCGACGCGTTGTTCGTCTCGCCGTTGGCGACCAGAGCGCCTGCCGGTTCACCGTTCCGTGACGCCGCGGGCCTCGCCGCGTCGGGGTTGCTCGGAGGCTACCGCCGCGAACTCGGCTGGGGCAGCGGACGCGCGATCGGCGCCAGGACGGCCGTCGGCCCGGTGTATCCGGACTGA
- a CDS encoding ABC transporter permease: MALLAPPVPARTASRPRDVFLPGDARQQSRLGTLRRRLRWPLGIYTTPVLILVVWEFLARAGFLKPSYAPAPSDILSTTVELWRDGVLGPDLSISLQRAGIGLAIGLAVGIVTGVLGGFLRTGEYVFNGVTQILNTIPLLAVLPLFVVWFGIDELTKVLLIAFGAGVPMYLNLFAAIRGVDQRLIEMARTTGAGSWRIVTRVLVPGALPGFLVGLRFSLAYSILGLVAAETVNADEGLGFMITQAQTYLQTNKVFVGLVIYSVLGLLADQFVRILERVLLRWRPSYEAL; encoded by the coding sequence ATGGCCCTACTCGCACCCCCGGTGCCCGCGCGCACCGCGTCACGTCCGCGTGATGTGTTCCTGCCGGGCGATGCCCGTCAACAGTCCCGCCTCGGCACGCTGCGCCGCAGGCTGCGCTGGCCGCTGGGGATCTACACCACGCCCGTGCTGATCTTGGTCGTCTGGGAGTTCCTGGCCAGGGCGGGTTTCCTCAAGCCGTCGTATGCGCCTGCGCCGTCGGACATCCTGAGCACGACGGTCGAGTTGTGGCGGGACGGAGTGCTCGGCCCCGATCTGTCGATCTCCTTGCAGCGGGCGGGGATAGGGCTGGCCATCGGGTTGGCCGTCGGCATCGTGACCGGAGTGCTCGGCGGTTTTCTGCGCACCGGCGAGTATGTCTTCAACGGGGTCACGCAGATCTTGAACACCATTCCGCTGCTCGCCGTGCTTCCGCTGTTCGTCGTGTGGTTCGGCATCGACGAACTGACCAAGGTCTTGTTGATCGCGTTCGGCGCCGGTGTGCCGATGTACCTCAACCTGTTCGCGGCGATCCGCGGCGTCGATCAGCGGCTGATCGAGATGGCCCGCACCACGGGTGCGGGCTCCTGGCGGATCGTCACCCGGGTGCTCGTCCCCGGGGCGCTACCGGGTTTCCTTGTTGGTCTTCGCTTTTCGCTGGCCTACAGCATCCTGGGACTGGTGGCCGCGGAGACGGTCAACGCCGACGAAGGCCTCGGCTTCATGATCACCCAGGCCCAGACCTACCTGCAGACCAACAAAGTCTTCGTCGGCCTGGTGATCTACTCGGTCCTCGGTCTGCTGGCCGACCAGTTCGTCCGGATTCTGGAGCGGGTGCTGCTGCGGTGGCGGCCCAGTTACGAGGCGCTGTGA
- the katG gene encoding catalase/peroxidase HPI, translated as MSSDTSDARPPHDDAKTASHSESENPVIDSPKPKAHAPLTNRDWWPEQVDVSVLHKQNEKGNPLGEDFTYAEEFAKLDVEAFKRDVIDLINTSQDWWPADYGSYAGLFIRMSWHAAGTYRIFDGRGGAGQGAQRFAPLNSWPDNANLDKARRLLWPIKQKYGNKISWADLIAYAGNAALESAGFKTFGFAFGREDIWEPEEMLWGQEDTWLGTDARYGGTNDTDRKLAEPFGATTMGLIYVNPEGPEGKPDPLAAAHDIRETFGRMAMNDEETAALIVGGHTLGKTHGAGPDDGMGPEPEGAPIEQQGLGWKCPFGSGKGPDTITSGLEVVWTNTPTKWSNAYLEILYGNEWELTKSPAGAWQFEAKDAEATIPDPFGGPPRKPTMLVTDISMRVDPIYGEITRRWLDHPEELNEAFAKAWYKLMHRDMGPISRYLGPWVAEPQLWQDPVPAVEGELIDEADIAALKAKLLDSGLTVQQLVKTAWSSASSFRGTDKRGGANGARIRLEPQKNWEANEPSELAQVLPVLEKIQQDFNSSAAGGKKVSLADIIVLGGSAAVEKAARDAGFEIDVHFAPGRTDASQEQTDAESFAVLEPRADGFRNFARPGEKAPLEQLLVERAYLLNLTAPELTALIGGLRVLNVNHGGSKHGVFTDKPGVLSNDFFLNLLDMSTEWKPSETAENVYEGRDRSSGAIKWTATANDLVFGSNSVLRALAEVYAQDDSKGKFVEDFVAAWVKVMNNDRFDLA; from the coding sequence GTGTCATCTGATACATCTGACGCTCGCCCACCGCATGACGACGCCAAGACGGCAAGTCACAGCGAGAGCGAGAACCCGGTTATCGATTCACCGAAGCCGAAGGCGCACGCTCCGTTGACCAACAGGGATTGGTGGCCGGAGCAGGTCGACGTTTCGGTGCTGCACAAGCAGAACGAAAAGGGCAACCCGCTCGGTGAAGACTTCACCTACGCCGAGGAGTTCGCCAAGCTCGACGTCGAAGCGTTCAAGCGCGACGTCATCGACCTGATCAACACCTCGCAGGACTGGTGGCCCGCTGACTATGGCAGCTACGCAGGCCTGTTCATCCGGATGAGCTGGCACGCCGCGGGCACCTACCGCATCTTCGACGGTCGCGGCGGTGCCGGGCAGGGCGCGCAGCGCTTCGCCCCGCTCAACAGCTGGCCCGACAACGCCAACCTGGACAAGGCGCGCCGGCTGCTGTGGCCGATCAAGCAGAAGTACGGCAACAAGATCTCGTGGGCCGACCTGATCGCCTACGCCGGGAACGCCGCGCTGGAGTCGGCAGGCTTCAAGACGTTCGGCTTCGCGTTCGGTCGCGAGGACATCTGGGAGCCCGAGGAGATGCTGTGGGGCCAGGAGGACACCTGGCTCGGCACCGATGCCCGCTACGGCGGCACCAACGACACCGACCGCAAGCTCGCCGAGCCGTTCGGTGCCACCACCATGGGCCTGATCTACGTCAATCCCGAAGGCCCAGAAGGCAAACCGGACCCGTTGGCGGCCGCTCACGACATCCGCGAGACCTTCGGCCGGATGGCGATGAACGACGAGGAGACCGCTGCGTTGATCGTCGGCGGCCACACCCTCGGCAAGACCCACGGTGCGGGCCCCGACGACGGTATGGGACCCGAGCCCGAGGGCGCGCCGATCGAGCAGCAGGGTCTCGGCTGGAAGTGCCCGTTCGGCTCAGGCAAGGGTCCCGACACGATCACCAGCGGCCTGGAGGTGGTGTGGACCAACACGCCGACCAAGTGGAGCAACGCCTACCTGGAAATCCTCTACGGCAACGAGTGGGAGCTGACCAAGAGCCCGGCGGGCGCGTGGCAGTTCGAGGCCAAGGACGCCGAGGCGACCATCCCCGATCCGTTCGGCGGGCCGCCGCGTAAGCCCACGATGTTGGTCACCGACATCTCGATGCGGGTCGACCCCATCTACGGCGAGATCACCCGGCGGTGGCTGGACCATCCCGAGGAGCTCAACGAGGCGTTCGCCAAGGCGTGGTACAAGCTGATGCACCGCGACATGGGCCCGATCTCGCGCTACCTCGGCCCGTGGGTGGCAGAGCCGCAGCTGTGGCAGGACCCGGTGCCCGCAGTCGAGGGCGAGCTGATCGACGAGGCCGACATCGCGGCGCTGAAGGCCAAGCTGCTCGACTCTGGCCTCACGGTGCAGCAGTTGGTGAAGACCGCGTGGTCGTCGGCGTCGAGCTTCCGCGGCACCGACAAGCGCGGTGGCGCGAACGGCGCGCGGATTCGCCTTGAGCCGCAGAAGAACTGGGAGGCCAACGAGCCGTCCGAGTTGGCTCAGGTGCTGCCGGTGCTCGAGAAGATCCAGCAGGACTTCAACAGCTCGGCCGCCGGAGGCAAGAAGGTGTCGCTGGCCGACATCATCGTGCTCGGTGGCTCCGCGGCGGTCGAGAAGGCGGCCCGCGACGCCGGCTTCGAGATCGACGTCCACTTCGCGCCTGGCCGCACCGATGCGTCGCAGGAGCAGACGGACGCCGAGTCGTTCGCGGTGCTCGAACCGCGTGCCGACGGGTTCCGCAACTTCGCGCGGCCCGGCGAGAAGGCTCCGCTGGAGCAGCTTCTGGTCGAGCGCGCCTACCTGCTGAACCTGACGGCGCCCGAGTTGACGGCGCTGATCGGCGGTCTGCGTGTGCTGAACGTCAACCACGGCGGCAGCAAGCACGGCGTGTTCACCGACAAGCCGGGCGTGCTGTCCAACGACTTCTTCCTCAACCTGCTCGACATGAGCACCGAGTGGAAGCCGTCGGAGACCGCCGAGAACGTCTACGAGGGACGGGACCGTTCCTCGGGGGCGATCAAGTGGACGGCCACCGCCAACGATCTGGTGTTCGGCTCGAACTCGGTGCTGCGCGCACTGGCCGAGGTCTACGCCCAGGACGACAGCAAGGGCAAGTTCGTCGAGGACTTCGTCGCTGCCTGGGTCAAGGTGATGAACAACGACAGGTTCGATCTGGCCTGA
- a CDS encoding ABC transporter ATP-binding protein — translation MTAASRTQAGVFAEQVVRRFGDRVVLDHLNLVIDDDELVVLLGPSGCGKSTLLRLLAGLDKPDGGRIEVPAKRAIVFQGDRLLPWQRVLRNVTLGLRGADADDRARKALAEVNLAGREKAWPKQLSGGEAQRVALARALVSEPELVLLDEPFAALDAITRLRMHDLVRALRGKHHASMLLVTHDVDEAIALADRIVVMNNGRIGDAHAVRLSAAEREASIAREELRAALLADLGLASQH, via the coding sequence GTGACCGCCGCATCGCGCACTCAGGCAGGGGTTTTCGCCGAACAGGTGGTGCGCAGATTCGGGGATCGCGTCGTACTGGATCACCTCAACCTGGTGATCGACGACGACGAGCTCGTGGTCCTGCTCGGCCCGTCAGGCTGCGGCAAGAGCACCCTGCTGCGTCTGCTCGCGGGGCTGGACAAGCCGGACGGCGGTCGGATCGAGGTGCCCGCCAAGCGCGCGATCGTGTTCCAGGGCGACCGACTGCTGCCGTGGCAGCGTGTGTTGCGCAACGTCACCCTGGGTCTGCGCGGCGCCGACGCCGACGACCGCGCCCGCAAGGCGCTGGCTGAGGTTAACCTCGCGGGCCGCGAAAAGGCGTGGCCCAAGCAACTTTCCGGCGGTGAGGCGCAACGGGTGGCGCTGGCCAGAGCGCTGGTCTCGGAGCCCGAGTTGGTGCTGCTCGACGAGCCGTTCGCCGCGCTGGACGCGATCACCCGGTTGCGCATGCACGACCTGGTGCGTGCGCTGCGCGGTAAGCACCACGCGTCCATGCTGCTGGTCACCCACGACGTCGACGAAGCGATCGCGTTGGCCGACCGGATCGTCGTGATGAACAACGGCAGGATCGGCGACGCGCACGCGGTCCGACTGTCCGCCGCCGAACGGGAGGCCAGTATCGCCCGCGAGGAACTGCGCGCCGCACTTCTCGCCGATCTCGGACTTGCCAGCCAGCACTAA
- a CDS encoding GDSL lipase produces the protein MSRLFTFVVAIALLVGMSISAPTPVRHNEIVTLDAPLNRIAVIGDSYTTGTDLGGMGAKGWTTRAWQLLARDGVRVAPDVAAEGGAGYGTRGNHGSVFEDLTADAVKPDDALVVFYGSRNDINVDPTQLSILAWGTYQLARRTAPSAKFLVIGPPWPTADPPGWMLAIRDALKYQAGVAGATFIDPIALGWFVGRPDLIGKDGVHPTDAGHAYMAEKIAPLIGAQLTRQI, from the coding sequence GTGAGTCGTCTGTTCACGTTCGTCGTTGCGATCGCCCTGCTGGTCGGCATGTCGATTTCGGCGCCAACGCCGGTGAGGCACAACGAGATAGTGACGCTGGACGCCCCGCTCAATCGCATCGCGGTGATCGGGGACTCGTACACCACCGGCACCGATCTCGGCGGGATGGGCGCCAAGGGATGGACGACCCGCGCCTGGCAGTTGCTGGCGCGCGACGGTGTCCGGGTGGCACCCGACGTGGCCGCCGAGGGCGGCGCCGGCTACGGCACCCGCGGAAACCACGGCAGCGTGTTCGAGGACCTGACGGCTGATGCGGTCAAACCCGACGACGCGTTGGTGGTGTTCTACGGTTCGCGAAACGACATCAACGTCGACCCGACACAGCTGTCGATCCTCGCCTGGGGCACCTACCAATTGGCCCGTCGCACAGCACCATCGGCGAAGTTCCTGGTGATCGGTCCGCCGTGGCCGACCGCCGATCCGCCCGGATGGATGCTCGCCATCCGCGATGCGCTGAAGTACCAAGCCGGGGTGGCGGGCGCGACGTTCATCGATCCGATCGCGCTGGGGTGGTTCGTCGGGCGACCGGACTTGATCGGCAAGGACGGCGTGCATCCCACCGACGCCGGGCACGCCTACATGGCCGAGAAGATCGCGCCGCTGATCGGCGCGCAACTGACGCGGCAGATCTGA
- a CDS encoding TetR family transcriptional regulator, producing the protein MSRWQPNARGRLEQAALELYAERGFDETTVAEIAERAGLTERTFFRHFTDKREVLFGGQDALVELINAAIAQAPESASPIDAAGDALRAAGAMLEDRREQARRRQAVIDANPGLQERELIKLASLAEAIAAALRRRGLAESAAALTAETAIAVFKVAYNKWLTAGKRRDLPRLVGDSLDELKALTGQAPRA; encoded by the coding sequence GTGAGCCGGTGGCAGCCCAATGCGCGCGGCCGCCTGGAACAGGCGGCGCTGGAGCTCTATGCCGAGCGGGGGTTCGACGAGACGACCGTCGCCGAGATCGCCGAGCGGGCGGGCCTGACCGAGCGGACCTTCTTCCGGCACTTCACCGACAAACGCGAAGTGCTGTTCGGGGGTCAGGATGCGCTGGTCGAACTGATCAACGCGGCCATCGCGCAGGCGCCGGAATCCGCGTCGCCGATCGACGCGGCGGGTGACGCCTTGCGGGCTGCCGGCGCAATGCTCGAGGACCGCCGAGAACAAGCTCGCAGGCGCCAGGCCGTCATCGACGCCAACCCCGGCCTGCAGGAGCGCGAGCTGATCAAGCTGGCATCGCTCGCCGAGGCGATCGCCGCGGCACTGCGGCGCCGCGGTCTCGCCGAGTCCGCCGCCGCGCTCACCGCCGAGACGGCGATCGCCGTGTTCAAGGTCGCCTACAACAAGTGGCTGACCGCAGGGAAACGCAGAGATCTGCCCCGCCTCGTCGGTGACTCACTCGACGAGTTGAAGGCACTGACCGGTCAAGCCCCGCGGGCGTAG